The following is a genomic window from candidate division KSB1 bacterium.
GAGAGCTGGAGTATTGGAATGACCGACAGCAGCCATTATGTGATGAAAGATTCCCGGATTGAAAACGGTTTTATAACCGTGGCGCTTATGGGCGACAGCAGGGGCACCCTCTCTCGGGTTGACACGCCGGGTGAGTTTCTCTGTATGGGCAGAAATGCGCTTGAATTTACCGATTGCGAGTTTTTGCTGCAATGGCTGGTTCTTCCGGATTCCGCCGAGGTGGACATGACGCTTCCCGAACAGTCGCCGTTATCCTGGAGTTTTTCTGACTGCTTGAGGATATTGCCGGCATTCCCTATTCGATTCAAATCAATAACTGCCGTGATGTCATGTGGGGACTGATATCAGAAAACGGCTCAGAAGCTGTGTTCCGGGATACACGATTTCGCACCGTAGGGCTCATGTTTAAACAATCAGATTCAGTTCATGTGAGCAATATCACCAATTCTTCATCACACACGAATGATGTGATCGGGGTGCCGGACAGACATTTGAAATTGATCAACAGTGATGTGCAGACCTGGAGTTATTATGCATCCGGTGAGGTACGACTAACGATTGAAAATTCTGTGTTTGGAGAATGTTTGTCACAAGACAGCTCACATGTCACGATAAACAACTCGGTTTGTGACGGGACCGGCGGTTATATAGGCGCATTCAACAAATCTGCAACCATTGTTGTAGGCAGCATGATCCGGTCGCAGGCAGTATCCCGCAACAATGCGTTTTTGATCGGCGCTGAATCCGCATTTATGGGGCCGCATATTAATGCGGATGAAGAGTCTATTATGTTTCTGGCTAATGTCAAGACCGTATCAGAACCTGAAGCAAAGCAGTCTGCTGTCGTGTTTCAGTCTGAATTGTTCTATCAGGAAGGTAATATCGACAGTGAATTTCCTTTACATGGAACGGCGCGAATAAAAAGCGGTCCGGAATGCGATATTCAGTTAGAGGGGTATAAATTGCACTACAGCCCGGCTGCTCAAGATCCGGTATGGCGGACTGTTGACGGTATGCGCCACAATCCGGTCTATCGCGGTCAATTGGGGATATGGCCCACTCACGGACTGGTTGCCGGTGATTATGCATTGCGTTTGACATTGTATCACAGCTGGAATGATTCTGTTTCTATGATTTCCCGCGCCAGACTTTTGGCGCCTGTTGGCCTTCAGGCAAATAGTGGGCAGATTCCTAAAGCGTTTTCTCTGGATCAGAATTATCCGAATCCTTTCAATTCGGAGACGTTGATACAGTTTTTTATCCCCGGAATTGAAAATGTGTCTCTGCAGGTTTATAATATTCTCGGGAATCTTGTCTTTGAAAAACAATATCCTATGCTAAAACCGGGTCATCACACGCTTCGCTTTAACGGAAAGGATTTGCCCAGTGGGGTTTACATTTATCGCGTGTGCACCGATGAGCTTGAACTGAAGAAACGTATGATGCTTTACAAATAGTATCAATGTGCACTAAATTTAACGGCTGTCAGTCGTCGATGCGGCCTTTTAAATAATTCTTGTTTTTTTAGCTATTCATTGTTACTTTATGCGTCTACTTTCAAATATCATTTAAATTTAGAGGATCAATTGTATTGAAAACCATCAAGGACATCGCTCAAGCTGCTAATTGTTCTGTTTCAACCGTCTCTAAAGCTCTGAATAACAGATCTGATGTAAGTCAGACCACAAAAAAACGAATCCTAAAAATTGCCAAAGAAAATAATTTCTACCCGAATGCGTTTGGAAAAGCATTAAAGAGCAAATCTACAGAAAATATCGGTGTTATTTTTTGCCGCGAGAGTCAGCCGCTGTCCAGTAATCCGTTTTATTCCCGGGTGTTGGAAGGCATTGAAGCCGAGTTGGCTATTCACAATTACAACCTTGTTCTACAGCTGATTTCGGATGAAAACAAGAGCGAAATTCCAAAAATGATCCGTGAGCGACAGATCGATGGTTTGATACTCGTCGGGGTGATCAATCAGACATTTGTAGACCAGTTGAAACAAATCGATCTTCCTCTTATTTTGATTGATCCCAAGATTGAACAGGAATCAAAATGGTGCCAAATTTTGATAGATAACGAAGACGGCGCCATGCAGGCGGTGCAATATTTGATTCAAAGCGGCCATCAACGAATCGGTTTTATCAGCGGGGATCTGGAACGGCAAAGCTTTTCTCAGAGGTTCAGGGGATATAAACGGGCGCTGAAATTCAACAATATACCCTTTAGTGAAGAACTGGTTCAAACCGGCGGCCTGGAAAAAGGCTACGAGCACACCGCCAGATTACTCGATCTGGATAATCCGCCCACTGCCCTTTTTTCTGCTAATGATATTAATGCCATTTATGCTTATAAAGCTATTACTGAACGCGGACTGGCGATTGCAGGAGATATCAGTGTGGTCGGCTTTGATGATATCGAACTGTCGCGCATGGCGTCACCGCCTTTAACCACAGTCCGGGTTTATAAAGAAGAAATGGGGTCCATAGCCGTCAGACGCATGATCAGCGTCATCCAGGACAGCGATATTGAGCCCAATACCACACTGGTTCCCACACGATTGGTGGTACGTGAATCCGTGCGGCATATTTAAAAATACACTCTTTTCCCACAGCATGCCTATCCGATAGATAGGCTCCTCTGCTCGATCGTATCGTGTACTCGTTTTTGTCGTT
Proteins encoded in this region:
- a CDS encoding LacI family DNA-binding transcriptional regulator, which encodes MKTIKDIAQAANCSVSTVSKALNNRSDVSQTTKKRILKIAKENNFYPNAFGKALKSKSTENIGVIFCRESQPLSSNPFYSRVLEGIEAELAIHNYNLVLQLISDENKSEIPKMIRERQIDGLILVGVINQTFVDQLKQIDLPLILIDPKIEQESKWCQILIDNEDGAMQAVQYLIQSGHQRIGFISGDLERQSFSQRFRGYKRALKFNNIPFSEELVQTGGLEKGYEHTARLLDLDNPPTALFSANDINAIYAYKAITERGLAIAGDISVVGFDDIELSRMASPPLTTVRVYKEEMGSIAVRRMISVIQDSDIEPNTTLVPTRLVVRESVRHI
- a CDS encoding T9SS type A sorting domain-containing protein, yielding MWGLISENGSEAVFRDTRFRTVGLMFKQSDSVHVSNITNSSSHTNDVIGVPDRHLKLINSDVQTWSYYASGEVRLTIENSVFGECLSQDSSHVTINNSVCDGTGGYIGAFNKSATIVVGSMIRSQAVSRNNAFLIGAESAFMGPHINADEESIMFLANVKTVSEPEAKQSAVVFQSELFYQEGNIDSEFPLHGTARIKSGPECDIQLEGYKLHYSPAAQDPVWRTVDGMRHNPVYRGQLGIWPTHGLVAGDYALRLTLYHSWNDSVSMISRARLLAPVGLQANSGQIPKAFSLDQNYPNPFNSETLIQFFIPGIENVSLQVYNILGNLVFEKQYPMLKPGHHTLRFNGKDLPSGVYIYRVCTDELELKKRMMLYK